From a region of the Chitinivibrionales bacterium genome:
- a CDS encoding UPF0175 family protein, which yields MSATTSLQIPQDILDSAHLSVKDAKIELAISLYSQGRLSIGKARELADMSLWEFRQICAARKVPAHYDDNELENDLNEIKKL from the coding sequence ATGTCTGCTACGACATCACTGCAAATTCCACAGGATATTCTGGATTCCGCCCACCTGTCGGTGAAAGATGCCAAGATAGAGCTGGCTATCAGTCTTTATAGTCAGGGAAGGCTCTCAATTGGAAAAGCCAGAGAATTGGCGGATATGTCATTATGGGAATTCAGGCAGATTTGTGCAGCACGAAAAGTTCCGGCGCATTATGATGACAATGAATTAGAAAATGATCTAAACGAAATTAAAAAACTTTAG